CTTTTAGAAGCGCGGACAAGGCAGGCTCATAATGCTTCTTGGCGGTTTACTCGGATCGCGAAGCGAAAAGTGGTATACCAAAGAAATTTCATGGGCACCTCCGCTCTGAATCCCTAAACCAGAAATGGTGTAGTCAAAGCTGTAGCCGATATTAATATCACCAACCATTAAACCCACTAGCGCAATTACTGATTCATTATTTGGAAATTCGTCTAACTGCCGAACTGGTAGTCCTCTGTACCACATACCAAATACAATAGGCTCATAAGTCAGATACATACCCAGATCTAACTGGTCAAAGTTACCTTGCTTTTTATACTGAAAAGTAGGTGTTAAGCTACGCTCAAGTCCTTTATCATTAAATCCATACCTACGAAAACCTGCTGGTAATAGTATGCGATATCCCCCATGAAAAGTGCTTTTCATCTGTAAGCGGCTTTCTTCACCTACCAGAGACTGATTAGGTGTATTTACATGATGAGCAGCATAACCAAAGTAGAAATTCTCACTAAAAATTAGCCCCCCCAGTGATAAATCCACAAAAAACTTACTTGTGCCAGTATTAAATTGTTCTGCAGATACATCTGAAATTACACCGGTTTCATCAAGCTGATCACCAAAAACAAGCTTGTCAAAATTGATATCTCGATTATAAAAGGCGACCTGTGCCCCAGGGCGGAAAGTAAGCCATTCGTTAATTCTAAGCTGATAAGCATACTGCAAACCCAAGCTAATAGACTGTAAACCAGCCAAGCCCTCGCGATCTCCGTTAAGAATAACGCCTACTCCACTATTATAATCCTCAAAAAAGTGGTCAAAATAAACAGAAGCAGTAGTAAAGTTAGCTTGTAAAGAAGGCCACTGGCTTCTGAAATTTAGGCCTACTCTGCTCAATTCGGTAGAACCTGCAAAGGCAGGATTCAGATATAGAGGAGCCGCATAATACTGTGAAAATTGCGGATCTTGAGCATATAAATGGCTAATATTAATAGTAATAAGGCCAAAAACAACGAGCAGCTTCGTAACAATCTTTTGCATCCAAACCTATTAGTTTACAGCGAATCGCTTTTTGTATAAGCGTTGAAAATTAGTAATTATTGTGAGAAAAGCCTCAATTAATCTCCTAAACCCTTGCTGTCAAAGATAGTTTTTGCTTATACATACT
This window of the Porifericola rhodea genome carries:
- a CDS encoding PorP/SprF family type IX secretion system membrane protein; protein product: MQKIVTKLLVVFGLITINISHLYAQDPQFSQYYAAPLYLNPAFAGSTELSRVGLNFRSQWPSLQANFTTASVYFDHFFEDYNSGVGVILNGDREGLAGLQSISLGLQYAYQLRINEWLTFRPGAQVAFYNRDINFDKLVFGDQLDETGVISDVSAEQFNTGTSKFFVDLSLGGLIFSENFYFGYAAHHVNTPNQSLVGEESRLQMKSTFHGGYRILLPAGFRRYGFNDKGLERSLTPTFQYKKQGNFDQLDLGMYLTYEPIVFGMWYRGLPVRQLDEFPNNESVIALVGLMVGDINIGYSFDYTISGLGIQSGGAHEISLVYHFSLRDPSKPPRSIMSLPCPRF